The genomic segment GCAACAGCGAGGGGGTCTGGCAGAAGATCGTGATGCTTTTGCCCGGCGATTACGAGTACAAATTCATGGTGGATGGTGAGTGGTTGACCGATCCCGGCAATCCCGAGATTCGCCTCAATTGCTTCGGCACCTTCAACAGTCTTCTCAGCGTGGCGGCCAAATAGAGCCTCCGCGGGCAGTCATCGGTT from the Desulfobacteraceae bacterium genome contains:
- a CDS encoding glycogen-binding domain-containing protein — its product is MSPKPSHQKPKKRRVTFSLIAPDAHQVAVAGGFNAWDESAGRMKRNSEGVWQKIVMLLPGDYEYKFMVDGEWLTDPGNPEIRLNCFGTFNSLLSVAAK